One part of the Rutidosis leptorrhynchoides isolate AG116_Rl617_1_P2 chromosome 1, CSIRO_AGI_Rlap_v1, whole genome shotgun sequence genome encodes these proteins:
- the LOC139843051 gene encoding glycerophosphocholine acyltransferase 1-like — MSSTEDGEEDFSYSQRRFSRVKQRLKDRSRKVAQTKEKTKEILSKQAVLIAKHAEEHESFITKVTHFLGVFSYGAFCFILGARPQDVRYIYVLFYITFVPLRWIYYRYKKWHYYLLDFCYYANTIFLIMLLFFPRNQKLFMLTFSFAEGPLAWALIVWRCSLVFSSVDKLVSVLIHLLPGVVFFTMCWWDPAFIEAMHPEGTAQGNGGSWRQIADKSFLCTWLFTVPLIAYFLWQLLYFLVVNVLRRQRLLKDPEVMTSYRGLSKRAQKANNIWWRLSGCLGDHNRPIMYILFQAIFTVATMALTVPIFLSYELHLAFQILKVSAAVWNGGQFLVEVMPRQVVLKEKKKLDVAAPVQLNCQEEHCHQS, encoded by the exons ATGTCGAGCACCGAAGATGGAGAAGAAGATTTTTCGTATAGCCAACGACGATTTTCAAGGGTGAAACAGAGGCTAAAAGATCGTTCTAGG AAAGTGGCTCAAACTAAAGAGAAAACAAAGGAAATATTGTCTAAACAAGCTGTGTTGATCGCCAAACACGCAGAAGAACATGAAAGCTTCATCACCAAG GTAACTCATTTTTTGGGCGTCTTCTCATACGGGGCGTTCTGTTTTATCTTGGGTGCAA GGCCACAAGACGTTCGATACATATATGTTTTGTTTTATATCACCTTTGTCCCTCTTCGATGGATTTATTATCGATATAAGAAATGGCATTATTACCTTTTG GATTTCTGCTACTATGCAAATACCATTTTCTTGATCATGCTTTTGTTTTTTCCTAGAAATCAAAAGCTTTTCATGCTTACTTTCTCATTTGCAGAG GGACCACTAGCATGGGCGTTGATAGTTTGGCGTTGCAGTTTGGTGTTTAGTTCTGTAGACAAACTTGTAAGCGTCCTCATACATCTGTTACCAG GTGTGGTCTTCTTTACGATGTGCTGGTGGGACCCAGCCTTCATAGAAGCAATGCACCCCGAAGGAACTGCACAAGGCAATGGTGGTTCATGGCGTCAGATAGCAGACAAATCGTTCCTGTGCACATGGCTATTCACGGTTCCGTTAATTGCTTACTTCCTTTGGCAGCTTCTTTATTTTCTGGTAGTTAATGTCCTTCGCAGACAACGGCTCTTAAAAGACCCCGAGGTCATGACTTCCTACAG ggGGTTGTCTAAAAGGGCACAAAAGGCGAACAACATATGGTGGCGTTTAAGCGGATGTCTAGGAGATCACAACCGTCCGATTATGTACATTCTGTTTCAAGCCATTTTCACAGTAGCAACAATGGCACTAACGGTTCCGATATTCTTGTCGTACGAGTTACACCTCGCGTTCCAGATACTTAAAGTTTCTGCAGCTGTGTGGAACGGAGGGCAGTTCTTGGTGGAGGTGATGCCGCGCCAAGTTGTTcttaaagaaaagaaaaaattaGATGTGGCAGCACCCGTACAGTTGAACTGTCAAGAAGAACACTGTCACCAAAGCTAG